One region of Zingiber officinale cultivar Zhangliang chromosome 7B, Zo_v1.1, whole genome shotgun sequence genomic DNA includes:
- the LOC122006074 gene encoding uncharacterized protein LOC122006074 produces MDNQITEGDRTMKELAAPDVAYKYSYITYPDLAGDFELRSGLIHLLPKFQGLSGEDPNRHLHEFHVVCLTMKPQGILEEDIKLRAFPFSLTGAAKDWLYCLPAGYIASWIDMKRAFLEKFFPASRTATIRKSICGIQQVVRETLYDYWERFKKLCSSCPQHQISDQLLVQYFYEGLLPMDRSMIDAAAGGALVNKTPNQARELISNMAENSQQFGSRALGTRVVNETHLVSNEQQEIRNNLQELTSLVKQMALQNSSHVSNFPLSMMKLCGICSSQDHSSDHCPNLYQDESVAAISRPQFQQHKYDPNSSTYNPGWRDHPNLRYVNTFYQQPTQNQIGQPSFQHQQNQHYFQNHPAVHSQQNQHFQQPQFQQNFNQNQQFQPFQNFQHSNVAFQPQFQNAQNQQNHFQQIQQPVQNFQQPSSSNQHQFQLALPSSTSPRSMQPQHNFSNSKIEDLMQQMMQQQQHQQRTDTTLQNIERQIGQLASNINQMQNQGSGQLPSQPTPNPKGNVSALTLRSGKTISEPNQKLSAGTQQSFSRPFADSNLQNSQIYPANSESTESEQNDISAADQQHFNQPATSESTQFGGADFSLDFTPTAAPNSAQNSAQNLGNSRQNLDRTFNQQEAEHSTPLPFPQRSVQPRKEMEEEKAREYQELVKLFSKVEVNVSLLTMIKQIPKYAKFLKDLCVHKKKLKGNELISMGKNVSALLQPVPQKCEDPRVFTVPCVIGDCIFEDAMLDLGASINVMPKSVFQSLRIGPLQPTGVVIQLTNRSQAHPAGVIEDVLVKVRELIFPADFYILNMEDDVLANRALLILGRPFLKTARTKIDVHAGTLSMEIGDTVVRFSIFEAMKHPREDHSILSMDILEELDDMDFLSDIDSDLEVSDFGQENEFVSLLEDILEVEESGSSSECVGDCLGEALPLGSLREEEVCVGDCLGEALPLGSPTVDPTQEELKPLPQHLKYAYLGENQQLPVIIAQNLEPDQEERLLEILRQHKKAIGWTLADIPGISPSICMHKIHLEEDVRPVRQPQRRLNPLILDVVKKEVTRLLQAGIIYPISDSKWVSPIHVVPKKSGVTVVANEENELVPTRVKNSWRVCVDYRKLNQASRKDHYPLPFIDQMLERLAGKSHYCFLDGYTGYFQICIDPEDQEKTTFTCPFGTFAYRRMPFGLCNAPGTFQRCMVSIFGDLLEHCMEVFMDDFSVYGSSFDACLENLSRVLSRCIDTDLVLNFKKCHFMVEHGIVLGHIVSRKGIEVDPAKVSAISSLSYPACVREVRAFLGHAGFYRRFIRDFSKIALPLSQLLQKDVLFDFDQRCREAFDILKEALTSAPIIGPPDWSLPFELMCDASDYAVGAVLAQRVDGAPHVICYASKTLDSAQANYTTTEKELLSIIFALDKFRSYLLCSHVNIFSDHAALKYLLKKPDAKPRLIRWMLLL; encoded by the coding sequence ATGGATAATCAGATAACAGAAGGGGATCGAACTATGAAAGAGCTTGCAGCACCAGATGTGGCTTATAAGTACTCATATATTACTTATCCAGACTTGGCAGGAGATTTTGAACTTAGATCAGGACTTATTCATCTGCTTCCCAAATTTCAAGGCTTATCAGGAGAGGATCCCAACCGCCATCTACATGAGTTCCATGTGGTGTGTTTAACCATGAAGCCACAagggattttagaagaagacatTAAGTTGAGGGCTTTTCCATTCTCTTTGACGGGAGCAGCTAAAGACTGGTTATATTGCCTTCCAGCTGGATACATTGCGagttggattgatatgaagagAGCCTTTTTGGAGAAATTTTTCCCAGCTTCTAGGACTGCAACTATCAGGAAGAGCATTTGTGGTATTCAACAAGTAGTGAGAGAGACTCTTTATGATTATTGGGAGAGATTCAAGAAGCTGTGTTCGAGTTGTCCACAACATCAAATTAGTGACCAGCTCCTTGTTCAATATTTTTATGAGGGTTTACTTCCCATGGATAGGAGCATGATAGATGCAGCAGCTGGAGGAGCCTTGGTGAATAAGACTCCAAATCAAGCAAGAGAGCTAATTTCAAATATGGCGGAAAACTCACAGCAATTCGGGAGTAGAGCTCTTGGGACTAGAGTGGTTAATGAAACTCATTTGGTTTCGAATGAGCAACAAGAAATTAGAAACAATTTGCAAGAATTGACCTCTCTAGTGAAGCAAATGGCGTTGCAAAATTCGAGTCATGTTTCAAATTTTCCTTTATCAATGATGAAGTTGTGTGGAATTTGTTCAAGCCAAGATCATTCTTCAGATCATTGTCCTAATTTATATCAAGATGAATCTGTTGCAGCCATTTCAAGACCTCAATTTCAGCAACACAAGTATGATCCCAACTCTTCAACTTATAATCCGGGATGGAGGGATCATCCTAATTTGAGGTATGTGAACACATTTTATCAGCAGCCAACACAAAATCAGATTGGTCAGCCATCATTTCAGCATCAGCAGAATCAACATTATTTCCAGAACCATCCAGCAGTTCATTCTCAGCAAAATCAGCACTTCCAGCAGCCACAATTTCAGCAAAACTTCAACCAAAATCAGCAATTTCAACCATTCCAGAATTTTCAGCATTCGAATGTTGCATTTCAGCCACAATTTCAGAATGCACAGAATCAGCAAAACCATTTCCAGCAAATTCAGCAACCTGTGCAGAATTTCCAACAGCCAAGCAGTTCGAATCAGCATCAATTTCAGCTTGCACTTCCATCTTCTACAAGTCCTAGATCAATGCAACCTCAGCACAACTTTAGCAACTCGAAAATTGAAGATTTGATGCAGCAAATGATGCAACAGCAGCAACACCAGCAAAGAACTGATACAACGCTGCAAAACATTGAAAGACAGATTGGGCAACTTGCTAGTAACATTAATCAGATGCAAAATCAAGGATCTGGACAATTGCCTTCACAACCAACTCCAAATCCTAAAGGAAATGTAAGTGCATTAACTCTTCGAAGTGGTAAAACAATTTCAGAGCCAAATCAGAAGTTATCAGCTGGAACACAGCAGAGTTTTTCCAGACCATTTGCAGATTCAAACCTACAGAATTCTCAGATTTATCCAGCAAATTCAGAGTCAACAGAATCTGAACAGAATGACATTTCTGCAGCTGATCAGCAACATTTCAATCAACCTGCAACTTCAGAATCTACTCAATTTGGTGGAGCAGATTTTAGTTTGGATTTTACCCCAACAGCAGCTCCAAATTCAGCTCAAAATTCAGCACAGAACCTGGGAAATTCTAGGCAGAATCTGGACAGAACTTTTAACCAGCAAGAAGCCGAGCATTCCACTCCATTACCTTTCCCTCAAAGAAGTGTACAACCAAGAAAAGAAATGGAGGAAGAAAAGGCTAGGGAATATCAAGAATTGGTGAAATTGTTCAGCAAAGTTGAAGTGAATGTGTCTTTGCTTACCATGATCAAACAAATTCCGAAATATGCCAAATTTCTCAAGGATCTTTGTGTgcacaaaaagaaattaaaggGGAATGAATTGATAAGTATGGGAAAGAATGTCTCAGCATTACTTCAGCCAGTTCCTCAGAAGTGTGAAGATCCAAGAGTTTTCACCGTGCCTTGTGTTATAGGAGATTGTATTTTTGAGGATGCGATGTTAGATCTTGGAGCTTCTATTAATGTGATGCCTAAATCAGTTTTTCAGTCATTAAGAATTGGACCTTTGCAGCCTACAGGTGTAGTGATTCAGTTGACCAATAGAAGTCAAGCACACCCAGCTGGAGTGATAGAAGATGTATTGGTAAAAGTGAGGGAGTTAATTTTTCCTGCAGATTTTTACATCTTAAACATGGAGGATGATGTGCTTGCAAACAGGGCTCTGCTTATTCTTGGACGTCCATTCTTGAAGACTGCTAGAACGAAGATTGATGTGCATGCTGGAACTCTTTCTATGGAGATAGGAGACACGGTGGTTAGATTCAGCATTTTTGAGGCTATGAAGCATCCTAGAGAggatcattctatacttagcaTGGATATCTTGGAGGAGTTGGATGACATGGATTTCTTGTCAGATATTGATTCAGATTTAGAGGTTTCTGATTTTGGTCAAGAGAATGAATTTGTTTCTTTGTTGGAGGATATTTTAGAGGTGGAAGAAAGTGGAAGTTCGAGTGaatgtgtaggggattgcttaggagaagcatTACCCCTAGGATCGCTCAGAGAGGAAGAGGtatgcgtaggggattgcttaggagaagctctACCCCTAGGATCGCCTACAGTTGACCCGACACAGGAGGAATTGAAGCCATTGCCTCAGCATTTGAAGTATGCCTATTTGGGAGAAAATCAGCAGCTACCTGTCATCATAGCTCAGAATTTGgaaccggatcaggaggaacgatTGTTAGAGATTCTGAGACAGCATAAAAAGGCCATTGGATGGACTCTGGCAGATATTCCTGGGATCAGTCCTTCCATTTGTATGCATAAGATTCACTTAGAGGAGGATGTGAGGCCAGTGAGACAGCCACAGAGACGACTAAACCCATTGATTTTGGATGTTGTAAAGAAGGAGGTGACTAGACTCTTACAGGCTGGCATCATTTATCCGATTTCTGACAGTAAATGGGTCAGTCCCATCCATGTGGTTCCGAAGAAGTCAGGGGTGACAGTGGTAGCTAATGAAGAGAACGAACTGGTGCCCACGAGAGTGAAGAATTCCTGGAGAGTATGTGTGGACTATAGAAAGCTAAATCAAGCAAGCCGAAAGGATCATTATCCACttccttttattgatcagatgttagAGCGGCTGGCAGGTAAGTCACATTATTGTTTTCTTGATGGGTACACTGGTTATTTTCAGATTTGCATCGACCCagaggaccaggagaagactaccttCACCTGCCCTTTCGGTACATTCGCATATCGTAGGATGCCATTTGGATTGTGCAACGCTCCAGGTACTTTTCAGCGATGcatggtgagtatttttggtgatttattagagcattgcatggaagtattcatggatgatttttctgtTTATGGCTCTTCTTTTGATGCATGCTTGGAAAACTTGTCTCGAGTTTTGAGTAGATGTATCGACACggatttggttttaaattttaaaaagtgtCACTTTATGGTAGAGCATGGCATTGTTTTAGGTCATATAGTCTCTAGGAAAGGCATTGAAGTAGATCCGGCTAAAGTTAGcgctatatcttctttatcttaccccgcATGCGTTCGGGAGGTGCGAGCTTTTCTTGGTCATGCAGGATTCTACAGGAGATTTATTAGAGACTTCAGTAAGATTGCTCTACCATTATCTCAGCTACTTCAGAAGGATGTTTTGTTTGATTTCGATCAGAGGTGCAGAGAGGCTTTTGACATATTGAAGGAGGCTCTTACTTCAGCACCTATTATCGGACCCCCAGACTGGTCCTTACCTTTTGAGTTGATGTGTGATGCTTCAGATTATGCAGTGGGAGCTGTACTGGCACAGAGAGTGGATGGAGCACCACATGTTATTTGCTATGCTTCCAAGACTTTGGACTCAGCTCAAGCAAACTACACAACAacagaaaaagagcttctttctATTATTTTTGCTTTAGATAAGTTCAGATCATATCTTCTTTGTTCTCATGTGAATATTttttctgatcatgcagcttTGAAGTATCTCCTCAAGAAGCCTGATGCAAAGCCTAGATTAATCAGATGGATGCTTCTGCTTTAA